A genomic window from Neoarius graeffei isolate fNeoGra1 chromosome 5, fNeoGra1.pri, whole genome shotgun sequence includes:
- the c5h8orf33 gene encoding UPF0488 protein C8orf33 homolog isoform X1, with the protein MQLGNTSAPFRWQRSDNSFAFNFSPEIAPSAPQGTMDPLAARPGHAADSETSSGFAFNFQIPAETEQKSDPKLNTGTSEAAQGSSVDSKPKAKKKQQKKKTKKSGAGGGEEAVPENLNKLREEAPTQDTTELTPEQQLSRELDWCIEQLELGLRTQKSSTKQKEEASRALKTLRSSKAPLVKKRQVMRAVSGDYRKKMEEDRDRQYKLIRSAMSSAKVTRVSEPRCRAVCHRRTDTRKPPAHSTDTSETSLPAEQTDRVGDGFVFRPSGEEFRFNFNL; encoded by the exons ATGCAGCTCGGCAATACTTCGGCTCCTTTTCGCTGGCAGCGCAGCGACAACTCCTTCGCTTTTAACTTTTCTCCAGAAATTGCTCCCTCCGCACCCCAAGGCACTATGGATCCTCTCGCGGCGCGTCCAGGACACGCTGCGGATTCAGAAACCAGCTCGGGTTTCGCTTTCAACTTCCAGATCCCTGCAGAAACGGAGCAGAAGAGTGATCCGAAACTGAACACGGGGACGAGCGAAGCGGCTCAAGGCTCAAGCGTGGATTCAAAACCGAAAGCCaagaagaagcagcagaagaagaagacgaagaaaTCGGGAGCAGGTGGAGGAGAGGAAGCTGTACCGGAGAACTTGAATAAACTGAGAGAGGAAGCGCCCACGCAGGACACCACCGAACTG actccAGAGCAGCAGCTAAGTCGAGAGCTGGACTGGTGTATTGAGCAGCTCGAGTTGGGACTGAGGACTCAAAAATCCTCCACCAAACAAA AAGAGGAAGCCTCTCGTGCTCTAAAGACTCTGCGCAGCTCTAAAGCACCGCTGGTGAAGAAGAGGCAGGTGATGAGAGCCGTGTCCGGAGATTACCGCAAAAAGATGGAGgaggacagagacagacagtacAAACTGATCCGCTCAG CGATGTCCTCAGCGAAGGTGACGCGCGTGTCAGAGCCTCGTTGTAGAGCGGTGTGCCACCGGCGCACTGACACTCGCAAACCTCCAGCACACAGCACGGACACGAGcgagacttcacttcctgctgagCAGACAGACCGAGTCGGGGACGGATTCGTGTTCAGACCTTCAGGAGAGGAGTTTCGCTTCAACTTCAACCTCTGA
- the c5h8orf33 gene encoding UPF0488 protein C8orf33 homolog isoform X2, giving the protein MDPLAARPGHAADSETSSGFAFNFQIPAETEQKSDPKLNTGTSEAAQGSSVDSKPKAKKKQQKKKTKKSGAGGGEEAVPENLNKLREEAPTQDTTELTPEQQLSRELDWCIEQLELGLRTQKSSTKQKEEASRALKTLRSSKAPLVKKRQVMRAVSGDYRKKMEEDRDRQYKLIRSAMSSAKVTRVSEPRCRAVCHRRTDTRKPPAHSTDTSETSLPAEQTDRVGDGFVFRPSGEEFRFNFNL; this is encoded by the exons ATGGATCCTCTCGCGGCGCGTCCAGGACACGCTGCGGATTCAGAAACCAGCTCGGGTTTCGCTTTCAACTTCCAGATCCCTGCAGAAACGGAGCAGAAGAGTGATCCGAAACTGAACACGGGGACGAGCGAAGCGGCTCAAGGCTCAAGCGTGGATTCAAAACCGAAAGCCaagaagaagcagcagaagaagaagacgaagaaaTCGGGAGCAGGTGGAGGAGAGGAAGCTGTACCGGAGAACTTGAATAAACTGAGAGAGGAAGCGCCCACGCAGGACACCACCGAACTG actccAGAGCAGCAGCTAAGTCGAGAGCTGGACTGGTGTATTGAGCAGCTCGAGTTGGGACTGAGGACTCAAAAATCCTCCACCAAACAAA AAGAGGAAGCCTCTCGTGCTCTAAAGACTCTGCGCAGCTCTAAAGCACCGCTGGTGAAGAAGAGGCAGGTGATGAGAGCCGTGTCCGGAGATTACCGCAAAAAGATGGAGgaggacagagacagacagtacAAACTGATCCGCTCAG CGATGTCCTCAGCGAAGGTGACGCGCGTGTCAGAGCCTCGTTGTAGAGCGGTGTGCCACCGGCGCACTGACACTCGCAAACCTCCAGCACACAGCACGGACACGAGcgagacttcacttcctgctgagCAGACAGACCGAGTCGGGGACGGATTCGTGTTCAGACCTTCAGGAGAGGAGTTTCGCTTCAACTTCAACCTCTGA